In the Armatimonas rosea genome, ATGCTAAATTACCAATTCTTATTTCAGTCTCAAAATAAATTGCCAGAAATTGAAAGAGCACTATATGAGAACGTTTCAGATGGGAAAAAGGGGACTGGAGATTTGAAATCAACAGCGACAGTTTCTGTTTTAGAATTAATACCCTGTAGTAAGAATACTGCCATGTTGCAATCTAATGAAATATATGACCTAATTATAAGGGAACTTGACTCCATGAATTTTAACACGCCTGGTTGGCAAGTGATTAGCGACAACGATGGTGAAATTGTAATATCGCTCATTGGTGGACAAATGATTAAATGGGTTGGGAATACAGTAATTCACGTCTCTCAACAACAGTCATAAAATAACTACTTCGAGTTTTTGGGATTATCCAAGGGCATCGGTGCTTCCTTCCTATCGGCACCGGAGCCCCTGTGCTTGGTGGCAGTGTGGACACTCTCGTGGACGTGACAGCACGCCTCCTTGAGAACATGAGGGTGTTTTCGGTGCATGTCATCTGTGGGAGCTGCATGAGCTTCGTGTAGGCGGCTTTGCGACACAAATTCCTCCAACAGAAATTCTTTTCTGGTGCTGTATTCTTTTTGTAGGCCCGTCTACTCTATGATAACAGGAGAATCCCATGGTCATGGCAGAGACGCGGCAAGTGGCCGCCCCACCCAACCCCTCGCTTCTTGCATTGGCACGAGCGGGAGATACCCACGCGATTGAGCAGCTTCTACTGCCGCATGAGCCAACCCTACGCGCGGTCTGTCGGGGTATGCTGGGGCGGCGGGAAGACGCGGAAGACGCGGTCCAGGAGACGTTCTTGCGTGCCTTGCGTGGCTTGGAGAGCTTTCGGGGCGAGGCGAGTCTCAAGACCTGGCTGGTGAAGATCGCGGTCCATGTGTGCAGTGCACGCCAGAGGACCTCTCCCCATGAGCTCCCCTTAGACGACAGCAACCCACCCACTGCTCCCTCCCCCGAGCGCACCGTTGTCCGCCAAGCGCTTCTCTCCGAGGCACTGGCAACCCTCTCCGCCCCCCGTCGTGTCGCACTTCTGTTGAAGGCGGAGGGCTGGACACTTGAGGAGATTGGGCAGGCGCAGGGCTGGAGCGTGGCGCGGGTGAAGGTCGAGCTCTTCCGGGCACGTACCGCGCTGGAAAAATGGGCACAGAAAAAAGCAGACGAAGAGGCAAAGATATGAGCCGTAAAGACGAGATTCTCGGCGAGCTAGAGGCCGCCCTCCGCGAGCGCGAGCCCGCCGACACCACGACCCTGCGCGCCGCGCTGACACAGTTCAAGCAAGAGCAGCAGCAGACCCCGCGCCGGATCGTCCCTGCGCGTCGCTGGCTTGTCCTCGCGGGCGGCACGGTGCTCGCAGGAGCCGCTCTTTGGAGTGTCGTTCCCCAAAAACAGCCTAATGACATCAAAAAATCAGACGTCGCTCTTGTAAAATCAGGCATCGACACTAAGAAAACAGATGTTGGAACAAAAAAAACGGATGTCGCCCAGGGAAAATCAGACGATGCTCCTGAAAAATCAGACATCGGAACAAAAAAATCACTCGTCGCCTTCAAAAAAATAGAGGTCGCATCTAAAAAATCACCTGTGGTGACGGAAAAATCTGAGGCTGTGAGTTTGGGGGATGACCTCACCTACCTCAATGCCGAGGGCTTTGATGTCTACACCCATAAGGTCGCGGCGTTTGTGCGTAGCGATGCCGAGGCGCTCCGCCTCCAGCTCCCCGAGGTCAAGGGCGCGGATAGCTTTGTCGAGGTGCCGCTGCCGCAGCTTGCCGCAGGCGACAGCACCGCCAATAGCGCCGCGCTCCGGGCCTACCAGGACGAGAAAGCCATCTCCGATGCACGGCTCCAGAAGCGCGTGACACTGGCGAAGAAGGCGGTCTCGTTTGGCGAACTGCTCGATGCTATCGCCAAGGAGACCGGCATCAGTATCTCCGCCACCCGCTCGGTCGCCGATGACAAGCTGACCGTGTTTTGCAAAGACAAGCCCCTGCGGGAGCTCATGCGGCAGGTCACCCAGCACTTTGGCTTTGTCTGGGAGCGCACGGGAGCGGAGCCGGAGTTTGTCTACCGCCTCAAGCAGCCGCTTCGCAACCAGTTCCTCGAAGAAGAGCTTCGCAATAAAGATAAAAATGAGGCACTCCTGGCCCTCGACCGTGAGCTGGAGTCTCTCAAGAAGTACTTCGCGCTCTCCCCCGAGCAGGCACGTGTCGCAGCAGAGAGTGCACAAGGAAAAGAAAAGGATCGTCTGGAGCTCATGGGGGGGATCGGCTGGGGACCGGCGCGGCTCTACGCGGGGCTGGAGGCCGATGACCAAGCGGCACTGCAGGCGGGAAAGAACCTCTTCTATGGCCCCCAGGGCCGCGAGATCCCCAAGGGGCTTGCGGAGAACACGATCAACTCGCTCACCGGGCATGCCTATATCTTTTCTGATGGGGCGCTGACCATCAACTCCCAGCGCACTAAGAATAAGAGCGATGAGCCCAAGGGAGGCAAGTCGCCCGCTGAGATGGGGGCTAAGCCGGTCATGATGCTCTCTCTACAGCACGATGAGCTGGGGCAGGTCTCACTCCTTGCCCACACCGGTTTTGTCGATGGAGGAGGCTCTGCGATGAGCGGCGTGCCGCTGGCCACGGGCGTGAGCCCCAGTGCGAGCTCGCCCAAGAACGCGGAGGCCAATGCCGCCAAGAAAAACAAGCCCGCCTTCCAGAAACCCACCACGCTCGAGGGCCAGCACCAGCCCCGGCAGATACAGAAAGACGGCCATGTTGAGCCGCAGGAGTCTTGGACCTCTGCCGATGTGCTGGAGGCGATCCACAAGGCCACGGGCAAGGACGTGATCGGGGACTACTTCACCCGGCTGGTGCCCTACCGTACGGAGAAGGCATCGCTCTTTGACGTTTTAGCCCACGCCTGCGACCCACTCCACCTGCGCTGGGACGAGCAAGACGGCTGGCTGACCTTCCGCTCGACCGACTTCTTCAACATGCGCCTCAAGGAGGTGCCGGGGCACTTGCTGGAAAAGTGGGCCGCGCTACGCAAGAAAAACGGACGGCTCTCTCCCGATGAGCTCCGTGAGATCGCGCGCCTCACCGATAACCAGCTGGATGCACGCACGATGGGGGAGGGAGCGAAGGCTCTCTATGGCCTGGAAGAGTGGGACTGGGTCAGCAGCAGCAATCTTCGTCCCACGTGGCGCTTCTACGATAGCCTGACCACTTCCATGCGGACGAGCGTCCAGAGTGAGAAGGGGCTCTCGTTTGGCGCACTGGGCCTCGATGCACGGCAGAAGTTCCTCACGGCTGCCTACCAGCACAACACCGAGCTGCTCGAAGGCATCCAAAAGGGGACGGTGCCGGATACCTTTCTCAAGAACCTGGAGCGTGTGGGGACCATGCGCCTCTCGATCCCCGCGGTCGATGCCCCCAAGAAACCAGGGGAGGCACCCTTTCTCTTCCTCTTTGACATGCTCGATAAGTCGGGGGAGAAGAAGGTCATGAAGCAACTGGGGCCGTGGGGAACGTCGCTGAGCTTCGAGAACTAGGGGCACCTCAGGCGGGAGGCGCGTCCTGCGCCTCGCCGCCCTCGGGGCCGTAGAAGAAGACCCAGGTCGCAAAGTCGTCGGTGAAGTCCTCGAAGCGGTGCACAACACCGGCGGGGACAAAGAGGAACGTGCCGGGGCCAAAGGGCTCGCGGGTCTCGCCGTTCACAAAAAAGCCCGTGCCCGCGATCACCACATAGACCTCGTCGCGCGTGTGCGGGGTCTGCAAGTCCACGCCAGTGGGCTTGTAGACCTCAACCGAGAGCGAGCCGTGGGAGAAGACCTCCAAGAAGCGCTGGCCAGAGTGGGCGAGCTGGGAGAGAGTGTCTGAGGGGTGCATGCGTAGCCTTTAGAAGAGCAGTATACCGATTAACGGGGCTTTAATGGTAGCTCAATATGCTGAAAGGCTATGAACGAAAATAGGCCCAAAACCACGGTGGTTCTCCGCTGCAAGAACAACGCGTGGGTGATCGATCGTATGCTGGCGGCACTCTTTTCGCAGACCTACCAGGACTTCGAGCTCCTTGTGGTGGACTCGGGCTCGACGGACTCGACGCTGCAGACCGTGGAGCAGTACCCCCACCGCCTGATCGAGGTCGCGCCTGAGGACTATATCCCCGGAACCGTCCTGAATCAGGCAATCTCCCAGACCGATACCCCGGTGGTCCTCTTTGTCAATGCCGACTGCGTCCTTGCCACCCCGGAGTCGCTGGGGAACTTGGTGGCGGCCTTCGATGATCCCGCGGTGATGGCGGCCTTTGGGCGTCAGGTCGTCCGCCCCGAGGCCGATACCTGGGTGCGCCGGGACTACGAGCAGAGCTTTCCCGAGAAAGGGGAGGCACCCCCTTGGATCACGCTCTCGCTGCCCGTGGCCGGGATGCGCCGGAGCGCCTGGGAGCAGCAGGCCTTCTACACCGATGCCTGGGGCTCCGAGGACTCGCACTGGGGTGTCCGGGCACGCGAGCGCGGCTGGAAGATCGCCTATGTCCCCGATGCCGTCGCCATGCACTCCCACAACTACACGCTCAAGCAGCTCTACGGGCGGCGCTTTATCGAGGGGGAGGCGGACTCCTTTATCTACGGCGGCGGCGACACCATCCCCAAGCTCGTGGGACGTGCGGTGATGGATATCGTGCGGGATATTCCTGTGATGCTCCGTGCCCATGATGCCAGTGGGCTGGCCTGGGTGCTCCCACGCCGCGCGGTCTGCCAGTGGGCCTACTATGTCGGGCGACAGCACGGGGCACGCCGGCAGGCGGAGGGAAGCCGCGATGTCAAGCACGGTCAGCAGGTTGTTCTTGCACGCCACGAGTCCATCCGGGGGAAAGGCTAGCCTCGAAGAATGCACGTGATTCAGGTTCCTCGTCGTTTTGTCCGCCATGAGTGGGGCGGCACCGAGACCGTGGTCTTGGAGACGGCACGCCGCCTCCCTGCCCACGGCTGCACCACCGCGATCTTCTGCCCCAATGCGCTCGCCAGCAGCAACCACGAGGTCCTAGAGGGCGTCGAGATCGAGCGCTTCCCCTACTTCTATCCCTACATTGGGCTCAAGCCCGGCGCGCGCGAGGCGATGGACAAGAAGGGAGGCAATCTCTTCTCGTTTCCGCTGCGACAGGCGCTCCTGCGGCTCCCCGAACTGGACCTGATCCATCTCCACACCATGAAGCGCCTCGGGGGGATCGCGCGGCAGGTGGCACAGGCGCGGGGGATTCCCTACGTGGTCTCGCTCCATGGCGGTGCCTTCGATGTCCCACAAGACGAGGCCGCGACCTGGACCGAGCCGACCAAGGGAGCGCTGGAGTGGGGAAAGGCACTGGGCTGGTGGGTGGGCTCCAACCGGGTGCTCGATGAAGCCGCGGCGATTCTTTGCGTGGGGGAGAACGAGCGCAAGGCAACCCAGCAGCGCTACCCCAACCAGCGGGTCGAGTGGCTCCCCAACGGAGTCGATACGCAGCGCTTCTCCCAGGGCGATGGCCCCGCGTTCCGTGCCCAGCAGGGGATCCCCTCCGATGCGTTTCTCTTGCTCAGTGTCGCGCGGATCGATGCCCAGAAAAACCAGCTTTTAGCGGTTCGTGCCCTGCCCGAGCTGCTCACCCTCAACCCCAAGACCCACTTGCTCCTGATCGGGGCGGTGACCACGCCAGCCTACCGCGAGGAGCTCCTGAGCGAGGCAAGGCGGCTGGGTGTGGAGGGGCGTCTCACCCTCATCCCTGGCCTGCCGCCCGCGGAGCTTCCCGATGCCTACCACGCCGCGGACCTCTTTTTGCTGACATCGCGCCACGAGCCCTTTGGCATTGTGCTGATCGAGGCCTGGGCGGCGGGGCTGCCCGTGGTCGCCAGCGCGGTGGGGGGCGTGCCGTATCTGATCGAGGAGGGCAAGACCGGATTTCTGTTCCCCAGCGACGAGCAAGCGGGGCTGGTGCAGGCAATCGGGCGCTACACAAGCCTCTGCCCCGAGCCACGCCAGGCGCTGATCGAGCACACGCGCACCCTCGCCTTTGAGCTCTACGACTGGGAAAAAATTACCGCAAGACTGGTAAAAATCTACAGCGAGTGCACCTCAAAACCCCGGAAAAGTGTGGAACGTTAGTAGGGTATAAGCAGGAATTTATCTCATGAAGAAGCTTAAAATTGGAATCACAACCCTGGGCGCAGACGGCGGAAAATCCGGGATCAGCCGCTACGTCATGGCGATGGTTGCGGAGTACTCCCGGATGCAGCGGGAGGGGCTGGATGTGGAGTTCCAGGTGGTCTGCCACGCGGATGAAGCCGAGATCTTTGTTCCCGCGGGGCTACACCTGGAGACCATTCTTGTCTCCAACGACCTGAAGGCGGCCAGTCGAAATCTCCTCTGGCACCAGAGCACGCTCCCGCTCTTGGCCGCGAAGAACCGCTGGGATGCGCTCTTTCTTCCCGCAGGAAACCGGCGCTTGCCCTGGAGCTCTCCCTGCCCGACTGTCGGGACGGTCTTTGACTTCTCGATCAAGCATGTCCCCGGCAAGTACGATCGTGCGCACCACACCTACATCACCAAGGTCCTACCCGCCCTCGCACGGCGCCTGACCCGTGTGGTGACCCTGAGCGAGTGTAGCAAGAGCGATATTGTCCGCTACGCCCAGGTGCCTGCGGAGCGCATCCATGTCATCCCCGCGGGCGCCGACTCTCGCTTCCGGCCCCTCTCGCGAAGTGTGTGTATGCCGGTGATCCAGCGCTATGTGGCGGGGAAGCCCTACCTGCTCTATGTCTCGCGGATCGAGCACCCGGGCAAGAACCACGTACGGCTGATCGAGGCCTTCACCCGCTTCAAGGCCGAGACCCAGCTCCCGCACCAGCTCCTCCTGGCGGGCAGCGACTGGAACGGCGCCGAGGTGGTACACCAAGCGGCGGAGGCGTCCCCCTTCGCAAAAGAGATCCACTTCACTGGCTTCCTGCCCGATGTGGACCTGCCCCCGCTCTACGCCGGTGCCGATGCGGTAATCTTTCCGTCGCTGTGGGAGGGCTTTGGGCTCCCGGTCCTGGAGGCGATGCAGGCGGGGATTCCCGTGGCCTGCTCCAATGTCGCCTCTCTCCCGGAGGTGGCGGGCGATACGGCGCTGCTCTTTGATCCCCTCGATAGCAACGCGATCGCCTGTAGCATGATCCAGCTGATGGAAGACCCTGCACGGCGCGAGGCGCTGGCACAGGCAGGGCGAGAGCGCTCCCTGGGATTCTCCTGGCGGCGCTCTGCCGAGGAGACACTTGCCGTGCTGCGCACGGTGGCGGAGAGACGAAAATGAGCATGGTTTTACAGGCACGTAGCACCCCCATTCGGTCGGTAGAGCATCGGCTCAAGCGGCTGGTGGATGTCGTTGTCTCAGGGCTGGTGATCTTCTTACTGATGCCTTTCTTCCTGGTGCTGGCGGCGCTGATCCACTTCTACGACCGCGGCCCGGTCTTTTTCTGGCAGGACCGGGTGGGGCTGGAGGGGGCGGTCTTTCGCTTCCCGAAGTTCCGTAGCATGGTGGTCAATGCCGAGGCGATCCGCGCCCAGATCGAGGCACAGAACCAGCACGGCGCCGAGGGGGTGACCTTCAAGATGAAGAACGACCCGCGCATCACGCCCGTGGGCCGCTTCATGCGCCGGTTCTCCATCGACGAGCTCCCGCAGTTTCTCTGTGTCTTTAAGGGCGAGATGAGCCTGGTGGGGCCGCGCCCTGCCCTGCCCAAGGAGGTCGCCCGCTACACCGAAGAGGACCGCCGTCGCCTGGCATCGGTTCCGGGCCTGACCTGCCTCTGGCAGATCGAGGGCCGCGGCGATGTCCCCTTTCCCAAGCAGGTCGAGCTGGATGCCTGGTACATCGAGAACTGGACCTTCTGGCTCGATGTGAAGATCCTCCTCAAGACGATCCCAGCGGTGCTGGCAGGCCGCGGTGCGTATTAAGCGTTTTCGATTTAACGGGGCTTTAACGCCAACCGTAAAAAATAGAGATTATGCTGGAAACGAAAGATGAGATCTCACTAGAGCAGCTGTGCGGAAAGTTCTCCCCCCAGGGAATCCTACAGCAGCGCTTCCAGCACCGCCGTCGCGTCATGGCCCGGGTGCTGGCACCATCGCAGTGGCTGGAGGCAAAACGCGCAACCGACCTGGCGCTCGCCGCAGCGCTTCTGGTGCCCTCCCTCCCGCTCTTTGCTCTGCTTCGTCTGTTCTGTGGCCCCGTTCAGCGCACCACGCGGGTGGGGCGCTGGGCGGAGACCTTCTCGGAGTACTCGTTTGATCCCAAGCGTGCCCGAGTCTTCTCCCGCCTGCCCTGCCTGCTGAATATCCTGGCCGGCCAGATGTCGTTTGTGGGGCCACGCGCCACGATACCGGGGGAGCTGACCCCTAACCAGCGCACGGTACGCCGCCGCTACGATGTCCGCCCCGGCCTGCTCTGCACGTGGTGGATTCGCCAGCGTGCCAATATCGGCTACGACGGCGAGTCGCTGGCGGATGCGGAGTACGCGGAGAACCCCACCCTGGCGGGAGACGTGGCGATTGCGCTGCGGGCGATCCCTGCGGCGTTCTACGGCGAGGCGGTCGAGGAGGTGCCGGAGAAGGTCAGCCTGCTCGATATCCCTGTCGATAACCTGGCCATGACCGAGGCCGTGGAGGTGCTGGTAGACCTGACCGACTCGTACCGGACCCAGCAAGTGGCCTTTGTGA is a window encoding:
- a CDS encoding RNA polymerase sigma factor, translated to MAETRQVAAPPNPSLLALARAGDTHAIEQLLLPHEPTLRAVCRGMLGRREDAEDAVQETFLRALRGLESFRGEASLKTWLVKIAVHVCSARQRTSPHELPLDDSNPPTAPSPERTVVRQALLSEALATLSAPRRVALLLKAEGWTLEEIGQAQGWSVARVKVELFRARTALEKWAQKKADEEAKI
- a CDS encoding cupin domain-containing protein; amino-acid sequence: MHPSDTLSQLAHSGQRFLEVFSHGSLSVEVYKPTGVDLQTPHTRDEVYVVIAGTGFFVNGETREPFGPGTFLFVPAGVVHRFEDFTDDFATWVFFYGPEGGEAQDAPPA
- a CDS encoding glycosyltransferase; translation: MNENRPKTTVVLRCKNNAWVIDRMLAALFSQTYQDFELLVVDSGSTDSTLQTVEQYPHRLIEVAPEDYIPGTVLNQAISQTDTPVVLFVNADCVLATPESLGNLVAAFDDPAVMAAFGRQVVRPEADTWVRRDYEQSFPEKGEAPPWITLSLPVAGMRRSAWEQQAFYTDAWGSEDSHWGVRARERGWKIAYVPDAVAMHSHNYTLKQLYGRRFIEGEADSFIYGGGDTIPKLVGRAVMDIVRDIPVMLRAHDASGLAWVLPRRAVCQWAYYVGRQHGARRQAEGSRDVKHGQQVVLARHESIRGKG
- a CDS encoding glycosyltransferase family 4 protein, with protein sequence MHVIQVPRRFVRHEWGGTETVVLETARRLPAHGCTTAIFCPNALASSNHEVLEGVEIERFPYFYPYIGLKPGAREAMDKKGGNLFSFPLRQALLRLPELDLIHLHTMKRLGGIARQVAQARGIPYVVSLHGGAFDVPQDEAATWTEPTKGALEWGKALGWWVGSNRVLDEAAAILCVGENERKATQQRYPNQRVEWLPNGVDTQRFSQGDGPAFRAQQGIPSDAFLLLSVARIDAQKNQLLAVRALPELLTLNPKTHLLLIGAVTTPAYREELLSEARRLGVEGRLTLIPGLPPAELPDAYHAADLFLLTSRHEPFGIVLIEAWAAGLPVVASAVGGVPYLIEEGKTGFLFPSDEQAGLVQAIGRYTSLCPEPRQALIEHTRTLAFELYDWEKITARLVKIYSECTSKPRKSVER
- a CDS encoding glycosyltransferase family 4 protein, which produces MKKLKIGITTLGADGGKSGISRYVMAMVAEYSRMQREGLDVEFQVVCHADEAEIFVPAGLHLETILVSNDLKAASRNLLWHQSTLPLLAAKNRWDALFLPAGNRRLPWSSPCPTVGTVFDFSIKHVPGKYDRAHHTYITKVLPALARRLTRVVTLSECSKSDIVRYAQVPAERIHVIPAGADSRFRPLSRSVCMPVIQRYVAGKPYLLYVSRIEHPGKNHVRLIEAFTRFKAETQLPHQLLLAGSDWNGAEVVHQAAEASPFAKEIHFTGFLPDVDLPPLYAGADAVIFPSLWEGFGLPVLEAMQAGIPVACSNVASLPEVAGDTALLFDPLDSNAIACSMIQLMEDPARREALAQAGRERSLGFSWRRSAEETLAVLRTVAERRK
- a CDS encoding sugar transferase, whose amino-acid sequence is MSMVLQARSTPIRSVEHRLKRLVDVVVSGLVIFLLMPFFLVLAALIHFYDRGPVFFWQDRVGLEGAVFRFPKFRSMVVNAEAIRAQIEAQNQHGAEGVTFKMKNDPRITPVGRFMRRFSIDELPQFLCVFKGEMSLVGPRPALPKEVARYTEEDRRRLASVPGLTCLWQIEGRGDVPFPKQVELDAWYIENWTFWLDVKILLKTIPAVLAGRGAY
- a CDS encoding WecB/TagA/CpsF family glycosyltransferase, which translates into the protein MLETKDEISLEQLCGKFSPQGILQQRFQHRRRVMARVLAPSQWLEAKRATDLALAAALLVPSLPLFALLRLFCGPVQRTTRVGRWAETFSEYSFDPKRARVFSRLPCLLNILAGQMSFVGPRATIPGELTPNQRTVRRRYDVRPGLLCTWWIRQRANIGYDGESLADAEYAENPTLAGDVAIALRAIPAAFYGEAVEEVPEKVSLLDIPVDNLAMTEAVEVLVDLTDSYRTQQVAFVNADCANISFKNDDYRKTLQEDADMVLADGIGMKLAGNVLKRPIKQNVNGTDLFPRLCAELENTGKGLFLLGAKPGVAEAVANWVRENHPGMLISGVQHGYFSADEEPAVLEKIASSGASLLLVAFGAPRQDQWIAAHKHELGSVKVAIGVGGLFDFFSGEKQRAPLWLREMGMEWAFRLYLEPARLWKRYVVGNGLFLMRVLWWRITHRGGESVAMGQGWTEERRV